In Cryptomeria japonica chromosome 10, Sugi_1.0, whole genome shotgun sequence, a genomic segment contains:
- the LOC131055557 gene encoding UDP-glycosyltransferase 76C1-like gives MAPSVILRLIEVINEREKEHKVTGIIVDAMTCFGLNEVANLYQIPIFSFHASLVANCALRYFIPRLISLGILGPNGAPKEDQKKIRYIPSMPPLRSGDLPWLFGGVKMFKRCIRMGEGLKQIKRVLTNSFYELDGLVVEELSKDLEVYPIGPMIPDEFLEGAKRSTSKALPSFWADDVDCLEWLDKQHTQSVIYVSFGSLAVWSQSQVEEFAAWLEATQRQFLWVVRSDLIEGSKTIFPPGFLERVWNRSRIVFLAPQLEESITMGVPMLCSPYFVDQFFNRTYIVDVWKIGLPLESNKDGIIEKGEIAKAVDRLLVGEDGAEIRKQVTKLMRTSRDTVKEGGSSFNNYSIFLQQMKKKLVD, from the exons ATGGCACCTTCCGTCATTCTGAGGCTTATTGAGGTGATCAACGAGAGGGAAAAAGAGCACAAGGTCACCGGTATAATAGTGGATGCAATGACATGTTTTGGGTTGAATGAGGTAGCCAATTTGTATCAGATTCCTATCTTTTCTTTCCACGCATCGCTTGTCGCCAACTGTGCCCTCCGCTACTTCATTCCGAGGCTCATCTCTCTTGGGATCCTTGGTCCCAATG GAGCTCCCAAAGAAGATCAGAAGAAAATAAGGTATATTCCCTCCATGCCGCCTCTGCGTTCTGGAGACCTTCCATGGTTGTTCGGTGGAGTGAAGATGTTTAAGAGATGCATCCGGATGGGAGAAGGTTTAAAGCAGATCAAGAGGGTCCTCACTAATTCCTTTTACGAGCTTGACGGTTTAGTGGTGGAAGAGTTATCTAAAGATTTGGAAGTTTACCCAATCGGTCCTATGATTCCTGACGAATTTCTGGAGGGCGCTAAGAGGAGTACAAGTAaggccctcccaagcttctgggcaGATGATGTGGATTGTCTAGAGTGGTTAGACAAACAGCATACCCAATCTGTGATCTACGTATCCTTTGGTAGCCTCGCAGTATGGAGCCAAAGCCAAGTGGAGGAGTTCGCAGCGTGGTTAGAGGCTACCCAGAGACAATTTCTGTGGGTTGTGCGGTCAGATCTAATTGAGGGCAGCAAGACTATTTTTCCCCCAGGATTTTTAGAACGCGTGTGGAACAGGAGCCGCATAGTTTTCTTGGCGCCACAGTTAGAG GAGAGCATCACCATGGGCGTGCCCATGCTCTGCTCACCTTATTTTGTAGATCAGTTTTTTAACCGCACATATATTGTGGATGTCTGGAAAATTGGGCTGCCTTTGGAATCGAATAAGGATGGAATAATAGAGAAGGGGGAGATTGCTAAAGCCGTTGACAGATTGCTTGTGGGAGAAGATGGCGCAGAGATAAGGAAGCAAGTCACCAAACTAATGAGAACCAGTAGAGACACGGTGAAGGAAGGAGGATCCTCTTTCAACAACTACAGTATATTTCTTCAGCAGATGAAGAAAAAACTTGTTGACTGA